From Serinicoccus profundi, the proteins below share one genomic window:
- a CDS encoding Lrp/AsnC family transcriptional regulator produces the protein MSAVIDDLDARLLTLLEDDPHVGVLGASRILGVARGTVQSRLDKLRERGVIASFAPRLDPAGLGRPVTAFTTLEIRQGTGGGPVLEHLQAIPEVLEAHTITGSGDLMIRIVARDNADLQRVIDAVDGHEHVERSSTLIALTTRIPWRTMPLVAAAAGR, from the coding sequence ATGTCTGCTGTCATCGACGACCTGGACGCCCGGCTGCTCACCCTGCTCGAGGACGATCCCCACGTCGGCGTGCTCGGGGCCTCGCGCATCCTCGGGGTCGCGCGCGGCACGGTGCAGAGCCGGCTGGACAAGCTGCGCGAGCGCGGCGTCATCGCGAGCTTCGCGCCCCGGCTCGACCCGGCCGGACTCGGTCGGCCGGTCACGGCCTTCACCACCCTGGAGATCCGGCAGGGCACCGGCGGCGGGCCGGTGCTGGAGCACCTGCAGGCGATCCCGGAGGTCCTCGAGGCGCACACGATCACCGGCTCCGGTGACCTCATGATCCGGATCGTGGCCCGCGACAACGCCGACCTGCAGCGGGTCATCGACGCGGTCGACGGTCACGAGCACGTCGAACGGTCCTCGACGCTCATCGCCCTGACCACGCGCATACCATGGCGGACCATGCCGCTGGTCGCCGCCGCGGCCGGTCGTTAG